One genomic region from Pseudomonas sp. R5-89-07 encodes:
- a CDS encoding OPT family oligopeptide transporter, producing the protein MHPISSTNPVERELSGRAVITGVLLGILLTPSNVYAGLKIGWSFNMSIIALLIGYAIWQGLAKRSAAALPWTLHESNINQTVASAAASIISGGLVAPIPAYTLLTGNQLEAIPMIAWVFSVSFLGIWIAWYLRPSLLNDKALKFPEGMATLETLLHIYNQGREAAIRLKVLLSAAVLSGLVKWVDTFLWAFPRWSPSAQLERLTFTADPSLLLLGFGGIIGIRVGLTLLLGALLAWGGLGPWLLAQGLVSIPAGSSGPQFAALVEWLLWPGVSLMVCSTLASLAIRLWALYRSTQADGGTAWTVPKPGPAAGFVVAIGLVVSLQALLFGINLWMALLTIPLAICLAAVAARVVGATGIPPIGAIGQLSQLSFGIAAPGQVPINLMSANTAGGSAGQCTDLMNDFKVGKAIGATPHKQVIAQILGIFIGSIVGVFAYLALIPDPQTMLLTEEWPAPAVATWKAVAQTLTHGLDSLSPSIRWAIGIAAVIGVVLGVLDSTLSAHRSRYLPSAAALGLAFVLPASVSLMMALGAMVTWLVSCRWPSVTERFAITAAAGLIAGESITGVGASLWQMIH; encoded by the coding sequence ATGCATCCGATCTCGTCAACCAACCCCGTAGAGCGCGAGCTCAGCGGGCGAGCCGTCATCACCGGGGTGCTGCTTGGCATCCTGCTGACCCCGTCCAATGTGTACGCCGGCTTGAAGATCGGCTGGTCGTTCAACATGTCGATCATCGCCTTGCTGATCGGCTATGCGATCTGGCAGGGCTTGGCCAAGCGCTCGGCGGCTGCATTGCCGTGGACGCTACACGAAAGCAATATCAACCAGACCGTCGCCTCGGCCGCCGCGTCGATCATTTCCGGCGGGCTGGTCGCGCCCATCCCGGCCTACACCTTGCTCACGGGCAACCAGCTGGAGGCGATCCCGATGATTGCCTGGGTGTTTTCGGTGAGCTTCCTCGGCATCTGGATCGCCTGGTACCTGCGGCCGTCATTGCTCAATGACAAGGCGCTGAAGTTTCCCGAAGGCATGGCCACCCTGGAGACCTTGCTGCATATCTACAACCAGGGGCGCGAAGCCGCGATACGCTTGAAAGTGCTGCTCAGCGCCGCCGTGCTGTCGGGGTTGGTCAAGTGGGTGGATACGTTCCTGTGGGCCTTCCCGCGCTGGTCGCCGAGCGCCCAGCTTGAGCGGCTGACGTTTACCGCAGACCCTTCGCTGCTGTTGCTGGGGTTTGGCGGCATCATCGGCATCCGCGTGGGCCTGACCTTGCTGCTCGGCGCGTTGCTGGCCTGGGGCGGGCTGGGGCCATGGTTGTTGGCCCAGGGGCTGGTGAGCATTCCGGCCGGTAGCAGCGGCCCGCAGTTCGCCGCGCTGGTGGAATGGCTGCTGTGGCCTGGGGTGAGCCTGATGGTGTGCTCCACCCTGGCATCCCTGGCAATTCGATTGTGGGCCTTGTATCGCTCCACCCAGGCTGACGGCGGCACCGCCTGGACGGTTCCCAAACCCGGTCCAGCCGCAGGCTTTGTCGTGGCGATCGGGTTGGTGGTGAGCCTGCAGGCGCTGTTGTTCGGCATCAACCTGTGGATGGCGCTGCTGACCATTCCCTTGGCGATCTGCCTGGCCGCCGTGGCGGCGCGGGTGGTGGGGGCCACCGGCATACCGCCGATTGGTGCGATTGGGCAACTGTCCCAGCTGAGTTTCGGCATCGCGGCGCCAGGGCAGGTGCCGATCAACCTGATGAGCGCCAACACGGCCGGCGGTTCGGCCGGGCAATGCACCGACCTGATGAACGACTTCAAGGTGGGCAAGGCGATTGGCGCCACGCCCCACAAGCAGGTGATCGCGCAGATCCTGGGGATCTTTATTGGCAGCATCGTCGGTGTGTTCGCCTACCTGGCGCTGATCCCGGACCCACAGACCATGCTGCTCACCGAAGAGTGGCCGGCGCCGGCCGTCGCCACCTGGAAGGCCGTGGCGCAAACCCTGACCCACGGGCTGGACTCACTGTCGCCGAGCATTCGCTGGGCCATCGGCATTGCAGCTGTGATCGGCGTAGTGCTGGGTGTGCTCGACAGCACATTGTCCGCCCATCGCAGCCGCTACCTGCCCAGCGCGGCCGCCCTGGGCTTGGCGTTTGTGTTGCCCGCCTCGGTGTCGCTGATGATGGCGCTGGGCGCCATGGTCACCTGGTTGGTCAGTTGTCGTTGGCCCAGTGTGACCGAGCGCTTTGCAATTACCGCCGCGGCGGGTTTGATTGCGGGGGAGAGCATTACCGGGGTTGGCGCGTCGTTGTGGCAGATGATCCATTAA
- a CDS encoding glutathione S-transferase family protein → MITVHHLNNSRSQRILWLLEELGLPYEIKRYQRDPKTNLAPPELKAIHPLGKSPVIEDGSRVLIESAAIIDYLIRRHGNGQLQPDPASATYDQYVQWLHFAEGSAMLPLMLNLYVGRLGEAGAPLHPRIESELANYLGYLNDVLGKTPYLVGDELSGADIQMSFIGEIAKAQGKLLAYPNLAAWVSKLQQRPAYRKAVEQGGEYAFAK, encoded by the coding sequence ATGATTACCGTTCACCATCTCAATAACTCGCGGTCCCAGCGCATCCTCTGGCTGCTTGAAGAACTGGGCCTGCCTTACGAGATCAAGCGTTACCAGCGCGACCCGAAAACCAACCTCGCGCCACCCGAGCTCAAGGCCATCCACCCCCTGGGCAAGTCGCCGGTGATCGAGGACGGCTCCCGCGTGCTGATCGAATCGGCCGCCATCATCGACTACCTGATCCGCCGCCACGGCAACGGCCAACTGCAACCCGACCCGGCCAGCGCCACCTACGACCAATACGTGCAGTGGCTGCATTTTGCCGAGGGTTCGGCCATGCTGCCGCTGATGCTCAACCTCTACGTCGGACGCCTGGGTGAGGCCGGCGCGCCGCTGCATCCACGGATTGAATCGGAGCTGGCCAACTACCTCGGCTACCTCAATGACGTACTCGGCAAAACCCCCTACCTGGTGGGTGATGAACTGAGCGGTGCGGATATCCAGATGAGCTTTATCGGCGAGATTGCCAAGGCCCAGGGCAAGCTGCTGGCGTATCCGAACCTGGCGGCCTGGGTAAGCAAACTCCAGCAACGACCGGCGTATCGCAAGGCGGTGGAGCAGGGCGGCGAGTATGCGTTCGCCAAATAA
- a CDS encoding methyl-accepting chemotaxis protein, whose product MQRLLSPGIRLLGRFGFARKFQVLFFLFMLPLAGSLWMIGQDYHDKLAVISSEQSGVHQLLALDRLDAQLGAQRNLAARWKAVDILHTPTPAAQAAMDKVDAGSPLIQQGLQTLGDTLKTHNASADTLARFDTLRAAVKGMDTQALRTVGWWPDGYDRFTAALTAMQSLREQITLDAGLILDPWLETYLLMQISSQHTPDLIERIGRTASVGQSSIASGQFTLQSRLQMRDLRGRIGDARDQLVKAAGALKARQYPGLEPWTVQYEASLQRLDSELKTLDDGVFGGTIKLDTVAFDQSVDAMLAALGALRSQSLQSLDARLSYYRERSLQHFIPVAATFSLLALAALYLFICLQASIRRSASGITTLAESLRDGNLRVEVAVEGRDELAAISTALNVAVVQLRASLLGVNHETQQLGATVLTLNAQSGSTLTEVEDQQHQISQIAAAATQLAATSLGVAKSCEQASDSAQQTRRIAEDSSRDSQRTTASIQQLNQRLTDTANALEQVSQQGQQIQSVVDTIRGIAEQTNLLALNAAIEAARAGEQGRGFAVVADEVRSLSQRTQASTAQIAGTVDSLRATVSQAVSLMGAACEQALSDAESVTGLGTRLGEIAGAVQNVTDTLAQIAAAVEEQATTADEVSGNIQQVDQAAGRLLDGARAVNQAADSLSKGSRALSDNTARFRLD is encoded by the coding sequence ATGCAAAGACTTTTATCACCGGGTATCCGTCTGCTTGGACGGTTCGGTTTTGCCCGCAAGTTCCAGGTGCTGTTTTTCTTGTTCATGCTGCCGCTGGCCGGGAGCTTGTGGATGATCGGCCAGGATTACCACGACAAGCTCGCGGTGATTTCCAGTGAACAGTCCGGCGTGCACCAACTGCTGGCGCTGGACCGGCTCGACGCGCAACTGGGCGCCCAGCGCAACCTGGCCGCCCGCTGGAAAGCCGTGGACATCCTGCACACTCCAACCCCTGCCGCCCAGGCCGCGATGGACAAAGTGGATGCCGGCAGCCCGCTGATCCAGCAAGGCCTGCAAACCCTGGGCGATACGCTCAAAACCCATAACGCCAGCGCCGACACCCTGGCGCGCTTCGACACGTTGCGGGCCGCCGTAAAGGGCATGGACACCCAGGCCCTGCGCACTGTCGGCTGGTGGCCGGATGGCTATGACCGCTTCACCGCCGCCCTGACCGCGATGCAATCCTTGCGTGAACAGATCACCCTGGACGCCGGCCTGATCCTCGATCCGTGGCTGGAAACCTATCTGCTGATGCAGATTTCCAGCCAGCACACCCCGGACTTGATCGAGCGTATCGGGCGCACGGCCAGCGTCGGCCAATCCTCGATTGCCTCGGGCCAGTTCACCCTGCAAAGCCGCCTGCAGATGCGCGATCTGCGCGGCCGTATCGGTGATGCGCGCGACCAGTTGGTCAAGGCGGCCGGTGCGCTCAAAGCCAGGCAATACCCAGGCCTGGAGCCTTGGACGGTGCAATACGAAGCCAGCCTGCAACGCCTGGACAGCGAGCTGAAAACCCTGGACGACGGTGTATTCGGCGGCACCATCAAGCTCGACACCGTCGCGTTCGACCAAAGCGTCGACGCCATGCTCGCGGCCTTGGGCGCGTTGCGCAGCCAGTCGCTGCAGTCGCTCGATGCACGCCTGAGTTACTACCGTGAACGGTCGCTGCAACACTTCATCCCGGTGGCGGCGACGTTCAGCCTGCTGGCGCTGGCGGCGTTGTACCTGTTCATCTGCCTGCAAGCGTCGATCCGCCGCAGCGCCAGTGGCATCACCACCCTCGCCGAATCATTGCGCGACGGCAACCTGCGCGTCGAAGTGGCGGTGGAGGGACGCGACGAGCTGGCTGCCATCAGCACGGCGCTCAACGTTGCCGTGGTGCAATTGCGCGCCAGCCTGCTCGGTGTCAACCATGAGACCCAGCAATTGGGCGCCACCGTGCTCACCCTCAACGCGCAATCGGGCAGCACCCTCACCGAAGTCGAAGACCAGCAGCACCAGATCAGTCAGATTGCCGCTGCTGCGACCCAACTGGCCGCCACTTCCCTGGGCGTCGCCAAGAGCTGCGAGCAGGCTTCCGACAGCGCCCAGCAGACCCGGCGTATCGCCGAAGACAGCAGCCGCGACAGCCAGCGCACCACAGCGAGCATTCAGCAACTCAACCAGCGCCTGACCGACACCGCCAACGCGCTGGAACAAGTCAGCCAACAGGGCCAGCAGATTCAATCGGTGGTCGACACCATTCGCGGCATTGCCGAGCAGACCAACCTGCTGGCGCTCAACGCGGCCATCGAGGCCGCCCGCGCCGGTGAACAGGGTCGCGGCTTTGCCGTGGTCGCCGACGAGGTTCGCAGCCTGTCGCAACGCACCCAGGCCTCCACGGCACAGATTGCCGGCACCGTGGACAGCCTGCGCGCTACGGTCAGCCAGGCCGTGAGCCTGATGGGCGCCGCCTGCGAGCAGGCGCTCAGCGATGCCGAATCCGTCACCGGCCTGGGCACGCGCCTGGGCGAAATCGCCGGCGCCGTGCAGAACGTCACCGACACCCTGGCGCAAATCGCCGCCGCCGTGGAAGAACAGGCCACCACGGCGGATGAGGTCAGCGGCAACATCCAGCAGGTGGACCAGGCGGCCGGGCGCTTGCTCGACGGCGCACGCGCAGTCAATCAGGCCGCCGACAGCCTGAGCAAGGGCAGTCGGGCGTTGAGCGATAACACGGCGCGGTTTCGATTGGACTGA
- a CDS encoding tRNA (adenine(22)-N(1))-methyltransferase TrmK, producing the protein MNEHTLSMRLERVAALVPAGARLADIGSDHAYLPVALMRRGVIAHAVAGEVAATPFHAAQRTVRDNGLEQRIQVRRANGLAAIEADDAITAISLCGMGGETIRDILDSGKAQLNGQQRLILQPNGGEQPLRQWLMDNGYRILHEELLHENRFYYEIIVAECTGPVTYTEEQLYFGPLHLEMRSPMFVAKWQRLLRKKQKTLANFEKARQSVPQEKLHEIGRQIQWITQLLG; encoded by the coding sequence TTGAACGAACACACCTTGTCCATGCGCCTGGAGCGCGTGGCGGCCCTGGTACCGGCCGGCGCGCGCCTGGCCGATATCGGCTCGGACCATGCTTACCTGCCGGTAGCGCTGATGCGTCGTGGTGTCATTGCGCACGCAGTGGCGGGGGAGGTTGCGGCCACGCCCTTTCACGCGGCGCAGCGCACCGTGCGCGATAACGGCCTGGAGCAGCGCATCCAGGTACGCCGGGCCAATGGCCTGGCCGCCATCGAGGCGGACGACGCCATCACCGCCATCAGCCTGTGCGGCATGGGCGGCGAGACGATCCGCGACATCCTCGACAGCGGCAAGGCGCAACTGAACGGCCAGCAACGCCTGATCCTGCAGCCCAACGGCGGTGAGCAACCGTTGCGCCAATGGTTGATGGATAACGGCTACCGAATCCTGCATGAGGAGCTGCTGCACGAGAACCGCTTTTACTACGAAATCATTGTCGCCGAGTGTACCGGGCCGGTGACCTATACCGAGGAGCAACTGTACTTCGGGCCGCTGCACCTGGAAATGCGCAGCCCGATGTTCGTGGCGAAATGGCAACGCCTGCTGCGCAAGAAGCAGAAAACGTTGGCCAATTTCGAGAAGGCCAGGCAGTCGGTGCCGCAAGAAAAGCTGCACGAGATTGGCCGACAGATTCAATGGATTACCCAATTGCTGGGCTGA
- a CDS encoding FadR/GntR family transcriptional regulator yields MPIENAPAVRKRSTNLAQGVVDALTQRILLGQLKPGEKLPSESTIVLEHGVSRTVVREAISKLQASGLVETRHGIGTFVLAQHPQQGLRLHVDTVASVRNMLELRLGLEVQAVALAALRRNDVQLAHMRQALDDYQASLANNDSCVEDDKRFHQLIAEATGNTFFSEIMQHLGTAMIPRTLVVGAERGGADFTQLGQLANLEHEAIFNAIKRQDPDAARAAMVLHLTNSRDRFSGE; encoded by the coding sequence ATGCCCATTGAAAACGCACCCGCCGTGCGCAAACGCTCCACCAACCTGGCCCAGGGCGTGGTCGACGCATTGACCCAGCGCATCCTGCTGGGGCAGCTCAAGCCCGGTGAAAAATTGCCGTCCGAATCCACCATCGTGCTCGAGCATGGGGTGAGTCGTACGGTGGTGCGCGAAGCCATCTCCAAGCTGCAAGCGTCCGGGCTGGTGGAGACGCGCCACGGCATTGGCACCTTCGTGCTGGCGCAACATCCTCAGCAAGGCCTGCGCCTGCACGTGGACACGGTCGCCAGCGTGCGCAACATGCTCGAACTGCGCCTGGGCCTGGAGGTGCAAGCCGTGGCGCTGGCCGCGTTGCGCCGTAACGATGTACAACTCGCTCATATGCGCCAGGCGCTGGACGATTACCAGGCTTCGCTCGCCAACAACGACAGCTGTGTGGAAGACGACAAACGCTTTCACCAACTGATCGCCGAGGCCACCGGCAATACGTTTTTCAGCGAAATCATGCAGCACCTGGGCACTGCGATGATCCCGCGTACCCTGGTGGTGGGCGCAGAACGTGGCGGGGCGGATTTTACCCAGCTGGGGCAACTGGCGAACCTGGAGCATGAGGCGATCTTCAACGCGATCAAACGCCAAGACCCGGACGCGGCGCGGGCGGCGATGGTGCTGCATCTGACCAACAGCCGGGACCGGTTTTCCGGAGAATGA
- a CDS encoding MFS transporter: protein MNNSSHASAAPQTDSVLTRAVSKVKGHVLPLFVIMFILNYIDRVNIGFVRTHMEHDLGIGAAAYGFGAGLFFIGYAIFEVPSNMLLQKVGARIWLTRIMFTWGIVATMMAFIQNETHFYILRFLLGVAEAGFFPGVIYYFTRWLPGVERGKAIAIFLSGSAVASLISGPLSGALLQIEGFGFHGWQWMFAIEGLASVALGFFVWFWLDSKPHDAKWLSREEQDALVEAIDQEQRDREALTTVKPTLGKLLKDRQILLFCALYFCIQLTIYAATFWLPSIIKKMGDLSDVQVGFFNSIPWLISIIAMYAFASLSGKFKFQQAWVAAALLIAAVGMFMSTTGEPIFAFVAICFAAIGFKSASSLFWPIPQGYLDVRIAAAVIALINSIGNLGGFVAPTTFGFLEQTTGSIQGGLYGLAGTSVLAAILVFFAKTSPSAVLTSSAATPTRAAISKPL, encoded by the coding sequence GTGAACAATTCAAGCCATGCATCTGCCGCACCACAAACTGATTCGGTGCTCACCCGCGCCGTGAGCAAAGTGAAGGGCCATGTGCTCCCACTGTTCGTGATCATGTTCATCCTCAACTACATCGACCGGGTCAACATCGGCTTCGTGCGCACGCACATGGAGCATGACCTGGGTATCGGCGCGGCGGCCTATGGCTTCGGCGCCGGGCTGTTTTTCATTGGCTACGCCATCTTCGAAGTGCCGTCCAATATGCTGCTGCAGAAAGTCGGCGCGCGCATCTGGCTGACCCGCATCATGTTCACCTGGGGCATCGTCGCCACGATGATGGCGTTCATCCAGAACGAAACCCACTTCTACATCCTGCGCTTCCTGCTGGGCGTGGCTGAAGCGGGCTTCTTTCCGGGGGTGATCTACTACTTCACACGTTGGCTGCCTGGGGTGGAACGCGGCAAAGCCATTGCGATCTTCCTCAGCGGCTCGGCGGTTGCTTCACTGATTTCCGGCCCGTTGTCGGGTGCGCTGTTGCAGATCGAAGGTTTCGGCTTTCACGGCTGGCAATGGATGTTCGCCATCGAAGGCCTGGCCTCGGTGGCGCTGGGCTTCTTCGTATGGTTCTGGCTGGACTCCAAGCCCCACGACGCCAAGTGGCTGAGCCGCGAGGAACAGGACGCGCTGGTGGAGGCTATCGACCAGGAACAGCGTGATCGCGAAGCCCTGACCACGGTCAAGCCAACCCTCGGCAAGCTGCTCAAGGACCGGCAGATCCTGCTGTTCTGCGCCTTGTATTTCTGCATCCAGCTGACGATTTACGCAGCGACGTTCTGGCTGCCGAGCATCATCAAGAAAATGGGAGACCTGAGCGATGTGCAGGTCGGTTTTTTCAACTCGATTCCCTGGCTGATCTCGATCATCGCCATGTACGCCTTCGCCTCGCTGTCGGGCAAGTTCAAGTTCCAGCAGGCGTGGGTTGCTGCTGCGCTGTTGATTGCTGCCGTCGGTATGTTCATGTCCACCACGGGCGAGCCGATCTTTGCCTTCGTGGCGATCTGCTTTGCCGCCATCGGTTTCAAGTCCGCCTCTTCGCTGTTCTGGCCAATCCCCCAGGGCTATCTGGATGTGCGCATCGCCGCCGCGGTGATCGCCCTGATCAATTCCATCGGCAACCTGGGCGGCTTTGTCGCACCAACCACGTTCGGCTTCCTGGAGCAAACCACCGGCTCGATCCAGGGCGGGCTTTACGGCCTGGCCGGTACCTCGGTGCTGGCGGCGATCCTGGTGTTTTTTGCCAAGACTTCACCTTCTGCCGTGCTGACCTCATCTGCCGCCACGCCAACGCGCGCCGCCATCAGCAAACCTCTTTAA
- the gudD gene encoding glucarate dehydratase, producing the protein MTTPIVTDFQVIPVAGHDSMLLNLSGAHGPFFTRNIVILKDSSGHTGVGEVPGGERIRQTLEDARSLVVGQPIGQYQRILNQMRTTFASRDAAGRGLQTFDLRITIHAVTAMEAALLDLLGQFLEVPVAALLGEGQQRDAVKMLGYLFYVGDRSATDLAYRNEADADDDWFRLRHEQALTADAVVRLAEAAKAKYGFNDFKLKGGVLSGDEEIEAVTALAERFPDARITLDPNGAWSLKEAIRLCRDQHHVLAYAEDPCGAENGYSGREVMAEFRRATGLKTATNMIATDWREMGHAIQLQSVDIPLADPHFWTMQGSVRVAQMCNEWGLTWGSHSNNHFDISLAMFTQVAAAAPGDITAIDTHWIWQDGQRLTKAPLQIEGGYVKVPAKPGLGVDIDMDAVAHAHELYKGMGLGARDDSVAMQFLIPGWSFDNKRPCLVR; encoded by the coding sequence ATGACCACTCCTATCGTTACCGACTTCCAAGTCATCCCCGTCGCCGGCCACGACAGCATGCTGTTGAACCTGAGCGGCGCCCACGGGCCTTTTTTTACTCGCAATATCGTGATTCTCAAGGACAGCAGCGGCCATACCGGCGTAGGTGAAGTGCCCGGCGGCGAACGCATTCGCCAAACCCTGGAAGACGCGCGCAGCCTGGTGGTCGGCCAGCCGATCGGGCAGTACCAGCGCATCCTCAACCAAATGCGCACCACCTTCGCCTCACGGGATGCAGCGGGTCGTGGGCTGCAAACCTTTGACCTGCGCATCACCATTCATGCCGTGACCGCGATGGAGGCCGCCCTGCTCGACTTGCTCGGCCAGTTCCTCGAAGTGCCGGTGGCTGCCCTGCTCGGTGAAGGCCAGCAACGCGATGCGGTGAAAATGCTCGGTTACCTGTTCTACGTCGGCGACCGCAGCGCCACCGACCTGGCCTATCGCAACGAGGCCGACGCCGACGACGACTGGTTCCGCCTGCGCCATGAACAAGCCCTGACCGCCGACGCCGTGGTGCGCCTGGCCGAAGCCGCCAAAGCGAAATACGGTTTCAATGACTTCAAGCTCAAGGGCGGCGTACTGAGTGGCGATGAGGAAATCGAAGCCGTCACGGCCCTTGCCGAGCGCTTTCCGGATGCGCGCATCACCCTCGACCCGAACGGCGCCTGGTCACTCAAGGAAGCGATCCGCCTGTGCCGCGACCAGCATCATGTGCTCGCCTATGCCGAAGACCCCTGCGGTGCGGAAAACGGTTACTCGGGCCGCGAAGTCATGGCTGAATTCCGTCGTGCCACGGGCCTGAAAACTGCCACCAACATGATCGCCACCGACTGGCGCGAAATGGGCCATGCTATCCAGCTGCAATCGGTGGACATCCCCCTCGCCGATCCGCACTTCTGGACGATGCAAGGCTCAGTGCGCGTGGCGCAGATGTGCAACGAGTGGGGCCTGACCTGGGGTTCACACTCCAACAACCATTTCGATATTTCCCTGGCGATGTTCACCCAGGTGGCGGCCGCCGCACCGGGAGACATCACGGCCATCGACACCCACTGGATCTGGCAGGACGGCCAACGCCTGACCAAGGCGCCACTGCAGATTGAGGGCGGCTACGTGAAGGTGCCCGCCAAGCCTGGCCTCGGGGTGGATATCGACATGGACGCCGTGGCCCACGCCCACGAGTTATACAAAGGCATGGGGCTGGGGGCGCGGGATGACAGCGTGGCGATGCAGTTCCTGATTCCGGGCTGGAGCTTCGACAACAAGCGTCCTTGCCTGGTGCGGTAG
- a CDS encoding ABC transporter substrate-binding protein yields MIKRRTLLSLLSLASVALYGPSAWAAQPLTLTVGDQFFSNRIVLELSGELKDLPYTIDFKRFNTGSPVASAVASGALDVGIVGDTPVISLAANGAPVKVVASTQTSLDGVGIVARKGIHSVADLKGKTVAIWNGSWSQQLAYKALDEAGVPRSSVNFKYLLPAEASLALTQGDIDAFGTWEPYVSLQEKEGSTLIRNAKGLMSAPTYIVAYEPALAQKGAIIRDFVARLTRARVWSSSHVDEYAEAWSRANQSAPDIAKVWFKRDAIKVLPISPTIISEAQATADFLVDAQMLKQRYDVTPLFDRAL; encoded by the coding sequence ATGATCAAGCGTCGAACACTGCTTTCTCTATTGAGCCTGGCTTCGGTCGCGCTGTACGGCCCTTCGGCCTGGGCGGCGCAGCCGCTGACCCTCACCGTGGGTGACCAGTTCTTCTCCAACCGTATCGTGCTCGAGCTGTCGGGCGAGCTCAAAGACTTGCCGTACACCATCGACTTCAAACGCTTCAACACCGGCTCCCCGGTGGCCTCGGCGGTGGCGAGCGGCGCGCTGGACGTAGGCATCGTCGGCGACACGCCGGTGATCAGCCTCGCCGCCAATGGCGCGCCGGTGAAGGTGGTCGCCAGCACCCAGACCAGCCTCGACGGCGTGGGTATCGTGGCGCGCAAGGGCATTCATTCGGTGGCCGATCTCAAAGGCAAGACAGTCGCCATCTGGAACGGCTCATGGAGCCAGCAACTGGCCTACAAAGCCCTGGACGAAGCCGGTGTGCCGCGCAGCAGCGTCAACTTCAAATACCTGCTGCCTGCCGAAGCCAGCCTGGCCCTGACCCAAGGCGATATCGATGCGTTCGGCACCTGGGAGCCCTATGTGTCGCTGCAGGAGAAAGAGGGCAGCACGCTGATCCGCAATGCCAAGGGCCTGATGAGCGCGCCCACCTATATCGTCGCGTATGAACCGGCACTGGCGCAGAAAGGCGCGATCATCAGGGACTTTGTCGCACGCCTGACCCGCGCCCGTGTCTGGAGCAGCAGCCACGTCGACGAGTACGCCGAGGCCTGGTCCAGGGCCAACCAGTCCGCGCCGGACATCGCCAAGGTGTGGTTCAAGCGCGACGCGATCAAAGTGCTGCCGATCTCGCCGACGATCATCAGCGAAGCCCAGGCCACGGCGGATTTTCTGGTGGATGCGCAGATGCTCAAGCAGCGGTATGACGTGACGCCGTTGTTTGATCGGGCACTTTGA
- a CDS encoding acyl-CoA dehydrogenase family protein — MSTPASNIWGTAPSARYEQLAAPFRPLFAQVLAQAAEADQSRASLAAVIQQLNALGLPRWRLPQSYGGHGATLVELFTLLAELSAADSNITQALRGHFGFCEDVLSAKDLAWRARWLDRLSQGALLSPGSTEVGSQARGDFETRLYRDQAGALRISGKKYYTTGALYSDLISTIATFEDGKTYSVVVDLKAPGVQIIDDWNGFGQRLTASGTCVFDNALVEDDLRPTDQRFGHGQSFYQLYHLSTLAGIARCAALSGAEELRKRARTFTTGNADVASRDVQLLQVIGEVASQAYAAHAITQQAAQRLEHTAQAVIVAQQALQDDDPEVALAELEVCLAVNPVVDATLAATTALFDALGASATASDKALDRLWRNARTLANHNPRVYKSRIVGDYLVHGVLPPGQWRVGVAS; from the coding sequence ATGTCGACTCCCGCTTCGAATATCTGGGGCACCGCGCCCTCCGCCCGTTACGAACAACTGGCCGCACCGTTTCGCCCGCTCTTTGCGCAGGTCCTCGCCCAGGCGGCCGAAGCGGATCAATCCCGCGCCAGCCTGGCCGCCGTCATCCAGCAACTGAACGCACTCGGCCTGCCGCGCTGGCGCCTGCCACAAAGCTATGGCGGCCATGGCGCGACGCTGGTTGAACTGTTCACGCTGCTGGCCGAGCTGTCCGCGGCCGACTCCAACATCACCCAAGCCTTACGTGGGCACTTTGGTTTCTGCGAGGACGTGCTCAGCGCCAAAGACCTGGCCTGGCGCGCCAGATGGCTCGACCGCCTGAGCCAGGGCGCCCTGCTCTCGCCCGGCAGCACCGAGGTGGGCAGCCAGGCCCGTGGCGATTTCGAGACCCGCCTCTACCGTGATCAAGCCGGTGCATTGCGCATCAGCGGCAAAAAGTACTACACCACCGGCGCGCTCTACAGCGACCTGATCAGCACCATCGCCACCTTTGAAGACGGCAAGACCTACAGCGTGGTGGTCGACCTCAAGGCGCCCGGTGTGCAGATCATCGATGACTGGAACGGCTTCGGCCAGCGCCTCACCGCCAGCGGCACCTGTGTTTTCGACAATGCATTGGTGGAGGACGACCTGCGCCCCACTGATCAGCGCTTCGGCCACGGCCAATCGTTCTACCAGCTGTACCACCTGAGCACTCTTGCCGGCATCGCCCGCTGTGCCGCGTTGAGCGGTGCAGAAGAACTGCGCAAGCGTGCGCGGACCTTCACCACCGGCAACGCCGATGTCGCGAGTCGCGATGTGCAGTTGCTGCAAGTGATCGGCGAAGTCGCGAGCCAGGCCTATGCCGCCCACGCCATCACCCAGCAAGCGGCGCAGCGGCTGGAACACACCGCGCAAGCGGTGATCGTCGCGCAGCAGGCGCTGCAGGATGACGACCCAGAGGTGGCACTGGCCGAGCTGGAAGTGTGCCTGGCGGTGAATCCGGTGGTGGATGCGACGCTCGCCGCGACCACCGCGCTGTTCGATGCCCTCGGCGCGAGTGCCACCGCCAGCGACAAGGCGCTGGACCGGTTGTGGCGCAATGCGCGCACCTTGGCAAATCACAATCCGCGGGTGTACAAGTCGCGGATTGTCGGCGATTACCTGGTTCATGGCGTGCTGCCACCGGGGCAATGGCGGGTGGGCGTGGCATCGTGA